One region of Xylanimonas ulmi genomic DNA includes:
- a CDS encoding Ig-like domain-containing protein, which translates to MRVTLGRACSATRLVACAAVALLVGVLVIGVLPAPAGAKPIDDAITGLTVSPMNPLPGQSVELRLQWAVPNDTEAGDTFALALPGALELITTAFELRDGAGNLVATAVVDDGQAVFTLSDYVTTHTNVRGTARFWVRISDDAEKGDEFTFTVGSTTTTIIVGDPGGPGTGGPADLSATKYGHLRGEEGYGGEGDYIDYVVKTPVGPFDTVTFKDTLGEGQAYVCHDTDDADAPSVVYYKIDPDTGDYLATDYPKEDETTIDCAPESATLTVTVKDVPEEFIAVLTYTVQVTEYLDVYENSALITTDRTTDEVPSEVIRMGAGGDGEGDVSDKQATVTVAKTANPTTGTVVGPGQVVTYTLAFDHDGTGEAAVDYTDRLTDVLDDADFVEVIRDGGLSVTRLENGDVRITGSLGADATVSYSVKVKPATQSPTGGDHTLRNVIVKTGEDDGPSTEHPVRYVYVAKVDEHRVALDGAQFALLNDADGTSVDLTQTDTGIFVSGALERGVYRLQEVQAPEGYQLLAEPVRFKVGDQGAVTLTSPSGTGPVTVSLSDDGVYVITVSDRRAYTLPLTGGSGAAAFWLCGGAVLSIVAASLVVGRVRAITQRRQTETASR; encoded by the coding sequence ATGAGAGTCACCTTGGGGCGGGCGTGCTCCGCGACCCGGCTCGTGGCGTGTGCGGCAGTGGCGCTGCTCGTGGGTGTCCTGGTGATCGGCGTGCTGCCCGCGCCCGCGGGCGCGAAGCCGATCGACGACGCCATCACCGGCCTCACCGTCTCCCCCATGAACCCGCTGCCCGGGCAGTCGGTCGAGCTCCGCCTTCAGTGGGCCGTCCCCAACGACACGGAAGCCGGTGACACGTTCGCACTCGCACTGCCGGGTGCGCTGGAGCTGATCACCACGGCGTTCGAGCTCAGGGACGGGGCGGGCAATCTCGTCGCGACTGCTGTGGTCGACGATGGCCAAGCGGTGTTCACCCTCTCGGACTACGTCACCACGCACACCAACGTTCGTGGCACAGCGCGCTTCTGGGTCCGGATCTCCGACGACGCTGAGAAGGGCGATGAGTTCACCTTCACCGTGGGCTCGACGACCACGACGATCATCGTGGGGGACCCCGGCGGGCCGGGCACGGGCGGCCCAGCCGACCTGAGCGCCACCAAGTACGGCCACCTGCGGGGCGAGGAGGGCTACGGCGGCGAGGGCGACTACATCGACTACGTCGTTAAGACGCCCGTGGGTCCATTCGACACCGTCACTTTCAAAGACACGCTCGGAGAAGGACAGGCCTACGTCTGTCACGACACCGACGACGCCGACGCCCCCAGCGTCGTCTACTACAAGATCGACCCCGATACGGGCGACTACCTCGCGACGGATTACCCGAAGGAGGACGAGACGACGATCGACTGCGCACCGGAGAGCGCCACTCTCACGGTGACGGTGAAGGACGTCCCCGAGGAGTTCATCGCCGTCCTGACGTACACGGTCCAAGTCACCGAGTACCTCGACGTCTATGAGAACTCGGCGCTCATCACCACAGATCGGACGACGGACGAGGTGCCCAGCGAGGTGATCCGCATGGGCGCGGGCGGCGACGGTGAGGGCGACGTCTCGGACAAGCAAGCCACGGTCACCGTCGCGAAGACCGCCAACCCCACGACCGGGACCGTGGTCGGTCCCGGGCAGGTCGTGACCTACACGCTTGCGTTCGACCACGACGGCACTGGCGAGGCCGCGGTCGACTACACCGACCGCCTCACCGACGTGCTCGACGACGCCGATTTCGTCGAGGTGATCAGGGACGGCGGGCTGAGCGTGACCCGTCTGGAGAACGGCGACGTGCGCATCACGGGCTCGCTGGGCGCGGACGCGACGGTCAGCTACTCGGTCAAGGTCAAGCCGGCCACGCAGTCCCCAACCGGCGGCGACCACACTCTGCGCAACGTCATCGTCAAGACGGGCGAGGATGACGGTCCGTCCACCGAGCACCCGGTGCGGTACGTCTACGTCGCGAAGGTCGACGAACACCGTGTCGCACTCGACGGGGCGCAGTTCGCGCTGCTGAACGACGCGGACGGCACGAGCGTCGACCTGACACAGACGGACACGGGCATCTTCGTCAGTGGTGCGCTCGAGCGGGGCGTCTACCGGCTCCAGGAGGTTCAGGCCCCCGAGGGTTACCAGCTTCTGGCGGAGCCGGTGCGCTTCAAGGTCGGCGACCAGGGCGCTGTGACGCTGACGAGCCCGTCCGGGACCGGGCCGGTCACGGTCTCCCTCTCCGACGACGGCGTGTACGTGATCACCGTGAGCGATCGGCGCGCGTACACGCTCCCCCTGACCGGCGGATCGGGCGCAGCGGCCTTCTGGCTCTGCGGCGGCGCCGTCCTGTCGATCGTGGCCGCGAGCCTCGTGGTCGGGCGTGTGCGGGCCATCACGCAGCGTCGCCAGACCGAGACCGCGAGCCGGTGA
- a CDS encoding helix-turn-helix transcriptional regulator: protein MVAPTTADRRTVMRLTGTPGLAAFGGVAPTRGEREGFRLTAAISRFSALAVTHTRHTAVTTLRAGDNFGWPHRAIRLLIVLEGRITLRAPDRSVRLGVGGGALLHGWAEYLYESEGTVASVHLDVGVEDAPFAGSLRHVPAMQWPEGYPVLSAAGAALYEIVRRDEGGITTATRNAMERLAQSTLLSVLASPLESSASEPESEIGRARVLEHIATRHTDPDLTPAVIAADLGMSMRSLQRLFTDTGMGVAGHIAAARLEHALALLSDPLLTRLSLARIAARSGFGSSARMARVVSKATGLRPAELRHQHTSHGP, encoded by the coding sequence ATGGTCGCCCCGACCACGGCCGACCGGCGCACCGTGATGCGCCTGACCGGGACGCCCGGTCTGGCCGCGTTCGGCGGCGTCGCGCCCACGCGCGGTGAGCGCGAGGGGTTTCGTCTGACCGCCGCCATCTCGCGCTTCAGCGCGCTCGCGGTGACCCACACACGCCACACAGCGGTCACGACGCTGCGCGCGGGTGACAACTTCGGTTGGCCGCACCGCGCCATCCGACTGCTCATCGTGCTCGAGGGCCGGATCACGTTGCGCGCCCCCGACCGCTCGGTCCGCCTCGGCGTGGGCGGCGGCGCTCTCCTGCACGGCTGGGCCGAGTACCTCTATGAGAGCGAGGGAACGGTCGCCAGCGTCCACCTCGACGTCGGCGTCGAGGACGCACCCTTCGCCGGCTCGCTCCGCCATGTTCCGGCGATGCAGTGGCCCGAGGGCTATCCGGTGCTGAGCGCTGCCGGCGCCGCCCTGTATGAGATCGTGCGCCGCGACGAGGGAGGCATCACCACCGCGACCCGCAACGCCATGGAGCGGCTCGCGCAATCGACCCTGCTCTCGGTCCTCGCCTCCCCGCTGGAGAGCTCTGCGTCCGAGCCCGAGTCCGAGATCGGCCGCGCCCGCGTGCTCGAGCACATCGCGACCCGGCACACGGACCCCGACCTGACACCCGCCGTCATCGCCGCCGACCTCGGCATGTCCATGCGGTCACTGCAGCGCCTGTTCACCGACACAGGCATGGGCGTCGCCGGGCACATCGCCGCGGCACGCCTCGAGCACGCCCTCGCCCTGTTGAGCGATCCACTCCTGACCAGACTCAGCCTCGCGCGGATCGCCGCCAGGTCCGGGTTCGGCTCCAGCGCACGCATGGCACGGGTGGTGAGCAAGGCCACGGGCCTGCGCCCCGCCGAGCTGCGACACCAGCACACCTCACATGGCCCCTGA
- a CDS encoding Lsr2 dimerization domain-containing protein yields MVRTTRLETLSDLSGASGAFPVTFSFEGSAYTVDVTDAEWATLSGVLDPYIKAGREVTAAGKACQGRSQPDSAQPRCALEIWCWCPRCYGWDLFA; encoded by the coding sequence ATGGTGAGGACAACGAGGCTTGAGACCCTCTCCGACCTCAGCGGTGCGTCCGGCGCTTTTCCGGTCACGTTCTCCTTTGAGGGCTCCGCATACACCGTCGACGTCACGGATGCTGAATGGGCGACCCTCTCCGGGGTGCTCGACCCGTACATCAAGGCGGGCCGTGAAGTCACCGCCGCAGGCAAGGCTTGCCAGGGGAGGTCTCAACCTGACAGCGCCCAGCCGAGGTGCGCGCTTGAGATCTGGTGCTGGTGTCCGCGCTGCTACGGGTGGGACTTGTTTGCGTAG
- a CDS encoding alternate-type signal peptide domain-containing protein codes for MRGAICAATATAVLMGGFGAFALWNDTGRVASQGGSLATGNLAISNVVGNGWTLTDEADGTVNQEIDDIGKFLASPGDVLTWTGSAEITVTGTDLWARLDVQNKFSESLVKNEIADYVTVRTSVTGADDRGVISGAAGFTGDEVAVTVTVAFSRELPNEGKGIANAVRLTEDIVLNLQQVGRDGALPSKTES; via the coding sequence TTGCGCGGCGCCATCTGCGCCGCTACGGCCACTGCGGTCCTTATGGGGGGATTCGGGGCGTTCGCCCTGTGGAACGACACGGGGAGAGTCGCCAGTCAGGGAGGTTCTCTCGCCACCGGCAACCTGGCCATCAGCAATGTCGTCGGCAATGGATGGACGCTCACCGACGAGGCTGACGGCACCGTCAACCAGGAGATTGATGACATCGGCAAGTTCTTGGCGTCGCCTGGAGACGTCCTGACGTGGACGGGCTCGGCGGAGATCACGGTCACCGGCACTGACCTGTGGGCCAGGCTCGACGTCCAGAACAAGTTCAGTGAGTCTCTTGTCAAGAACGAAATCGCGGACTACGTGACGGTGAGGACGTCGGTCACCGGGGCAGACGATCGCGGGGTCATCTCCGGCGCAGCCGGGTTCACGGGCGATGAGGTCGCCGTGACCGTGACTGTCGCGTTCTCACGTGAGCTGCCGAACGAGGGCAAGGGCATCGCCAACGCTGTGCGTCTGACGGAGGACATCGTCCTGAACCTCCAGCAGGTCGGCCGCGACGGGGCTCTTCCCTCGAAGACTGAGTCCTGA
- a CDS encoding GIY-YIG nuclease family protein: MSAQSPTGEVRRALLAPERVTTREEALDRPSPVPAAPGVYAWYFDRAPAGVPLAGTSETEFGHLLYVGISPKGAPDQRQPADTSRQSLRTRIRYHFRGNAAGSTLRLTLGSLLAEEIGVELRRVGSGARFTFGVGEAAISDWMAEHARVCWFVDDTPWISESRLISELVLPLNLDQNRHSGFHTELSKARRTQRDQARALPIVPR, from the coding sequence ATGAGTGCGCAGAGTCCAACTGGCGAGGTGCGGCGGGCGCTGCTCGCTCCAGAACGGGTGACGACGCGGGAGGAGGCGCTCGACCGTCCCTCGCCCGTACCGGCAGCGCCGGGCGTCTACGCCTGGTACTTCGACCGCGCGCCCGCGGGTGTGCCGTTGGCGGGGACGAGCGAGACCGAGTTCGGCCACCTTCTCTATGTGGGAATCTCCCCAAAAGGCGCCCCCGACCAACGGCAGCCCGCCGACACGAGTAGACAGAGCCTCCGGACCCGAATCAGATATCACTTCCGCGGGAACGCCGCCGGCTCCACGTTGCGCCTCACGCTCGGATCGCTGCTCGCTGAGGAGATCGGCGTCGAGCTCCGGAGGGTCGGTTCGGGTGCGCGGTTCACGTTCGGCGTCGGCGAGGCAGCCATTTCGGATTGGATGGCGGAGCACGCCCGGGTGTGCTGGTTCGTCGACGACACGCCCTGGATCAGCGAGTCGAGACTCATCTCGGAACTGGTCCTGCCACTCAACCTCGACCAGAACCGGCACAGCGGCTTCCACACTGAGCTCTCGAAGGCCCGGCGCACGCAAAGAGATCAGGCTCGGGCACTGCCCATCGTGCCCCGCTAG
- a CDS encoding type IV secretory system conjugative DNA transfer family protein, translated as MTGPRTTAGGNDLLLNLGLRLLVGAVALAGLLRGAASMAAHLSGAPSPSGGLEAAIDVVRQPGRPGAAFGTPSLSAVTYWAIVVALLLAAAGVAWGAWRLLHEQASTTHRDPHHQPGTATAADVRKAASKRQLLKRARDLRPSLQHAKATDLGYLLGTCRGHEIWTSVEDSTLVLGPPRSGKGLHLVINAILDAPGAVVTTSTRPDNLAITIAARERVGPVAVFDPQGLAGGITSAMRWSPVRGCERAQTAMARAHGFAASTGLQKGGGTDSGGFWEKKTKTTLQGMLHAAALAGLGARDLYDWSLSPAAAEAAVQILASHRDAAPGWADALSTEIHADPRTRDSVWMGVSLALDCLADPQVMDAVTPRPGEDFDPAAFIAQRGTLYLLGTAGGAAGAGPLVAAFIEDLVEVARRTASTLPKQRLDPPLLLALDEIGNLAPLPSLPQLMSDGGGSGITTMPVLQSMSQARSKWGIDDAGTIWDSSIVKVLLGGGSVAKDLQDVSALIGERDEVTDSVSVGADGLRSTQRSTRRVPIMPPEALRTLPFGTAVALLRSAPVMITDLRAWTRRADAASLRCSRESTEAELMPTAETRANSVGSTGYRRRGTGDSIGGL; from the coding sequence ATGACCGGCCCACGCACGACCGCAGGCGGCAACGACCTCCTGCTCAACCTCGGCCTCAGACTCCTCGTCGGCGCCGTCGCGCTCGCGGGGCTGCTCCGCGGTGCCGCCTCGATGGCCGCACACCTCAGCGGGGCGCCCTCGCCGTCGGGCGGCCTGGAAGCGGCCATCGACGTCGTCCGCCAACCGGGGCGACCGGGAGCGGCGTTCGGCACGCCCTCACTGAGCGCCGTCACGTACTGGGCCATCGTCGTCGCCCTCCTTCTCGCGGCCGCCGGCGTAGCCTGGGGCGCATGGCGGCTGCTCCACGAGCAGGCCAGCACGACCCACCGCGACCCACACCACCAGCCCGGGACCGCGACCGCCGCCGACGTGCGCAAGGCCGCATCGAAGCGGCAGCTCCTCAAACGGGCGCGAGACCTGCGCCCTTCCCTCCAGCACGCGAAGGCGACCGACCTCGGCTACCTGCTCGGCACCTGCCGCGGCCACGAGATCTGGACCTCCGTCGAGGACTCCACCCTTGTGCTCGGCCCACCCCGCTCCGGCAAGGGCCTCCACCTCGTCATCAACGCGATCCTCGACGCCCCCGGCGCCGTCGTCACCACCTCGACCCGCCCCGACAACCTCGCCATCACCATCGCGGCGCGCGAGCGCGTCGGCCCTGTCGCCGTCTTCGACCCGCAGGGCCTCGCCGGCGGGATCACGTCGGCGATGCGGTGGTCGCCGGTCCGTGGCTGCGAACGCGCGCAGACCGCGATGGCCCGGGCGCACGGGTTCGCCGCGTCGACCGGGCTGCAGAAGGGCGGCGGGACCGACTCGGGCGGGTTCTGGGAGAAGAAGACGAAGACCACCCTGCAAGGGATGCTCCACGCCGCCGCCCTCGCCGGGCTCGGAGCCCGAGACCTCTACGACTGGTCCCTCTCCCCCGCTGCCGCGGAGGCCGCCGTCCAGATTCTCGCGTCCCACCGCGACGCCGCACCTGGCTGGGCAGACGCCCTGTCCACCGAGATCCACGCCGACCCCCGCACCCGCGACTCCGTGTGGATGGGGGTCTCCCTCGCCCTCGACTGCCTCGCCGACCCGCAGGTCATGGACGCGGTCACACCCCGCCCCGGCGAGGACTTCGACCCCGCCGCGTTCATCGCCCAGCGGGGCACGCTGTACCTGCTCGGCACCGCGGGCGGCGCCGCAGGCGCCGGGCCGCTCGTCGCGGCCTTCATCGAGGATCTGGTCGAGGTCGCCCGCCGCACCGCGTCGACGCTGCCGAAGCAGCGCCTCGATCCACCGCTGCTGCTCGCGCTCGACGAGATCGGCAACCTCGCGCCGCTTCCGTCCCTGCCGCAGCTCATGTCCGACGGCGGAGGGTCCGGCATCACGACCATGCCCGTGCTGCAGTCGATGTCGCAGGCCCGCTCCAAGTGGGGCATCGACGACGCCGGAACGATCTGGGACTCCTCGATCGTCAAGGTGCTTCTCGGGGGTGGGTCGGTCGCGAAGGATCTCCAGGACGTGTCGGCACTCATCGGCGAACGCGACGAGGTCACCGACTCCGTGTCCGTAGGGGCCGACGGGCTGCGGTCGACGCAGCGATCGACACGGCGGGTTCCGATCATGCCGCCCGAGGCGCTGCGGACGCTGCCGTTCGGGACGGCGGTGGCACTGCTTCGCTCGGCGCCGGTGATGATCACCGACCTGAGGGCATGGACTCGGCGAGCGGATGCCGCGAGCCTCCGTTGCTCACGCGAGTCGACCGAGGCGGAACTCATGCCTACGGCGGAAACACGCGCGAACTCGGTCGGTTCGACTGGATACCGACGCCGCGGCACAGGTGACAGTATCGGTGGACTCTGA